A stretch of [Clostridium] innocuum DNA encodes these proteins:
- a CDS encoding transposase: protein MAVDGSKIILPNTKENTAAFGRFSASANPTKNQSKPVGGLLSTLHDCLNNTFLDMQFGSCTLSEMALAAQHIKTYCENYVAKAIFTFDCGYPSMRLIDQLLQQKQYFLFRVSSVFLKAYMDQVQDGEDRLFEVTFDRKTTNHYREDIRFRQHLMNTTYQLWFIKIIIGKDIVEYLISNLPMNEYSIDDLKELYHLRWTIETSYNRLKNRIKLEEFRGFKEILISSIRVFMQIYGCIT from the coding sequence TTGGCTGTCGATGGATCAAAAATCATTCTTCCCAACACAAAGGAAAATACAGCTGCATTCGGAAGATTCTCTGCATCTGCAAATCCAACAAAAAATCAATCAAAACCTGTAGGTGGACTTTTATCTACCTTACATGACTGTCTAAACAATACGTTTTTAGATATGCAATTCGGTTCATGTACATTAAGTGAAATGGCACTGGCAGCACAGCATATCAAAACTTATTGTGAAAATTATGTTGCAAAAGCAATCTTTACCTTTGATTGCGGGTATCCGTCTATGCGACTCATAGATCAACTGTTACAACAAAAACAATACTTTCTATTTCGTGTATCTTCTGTTTTTTTAAAAGCTTATATGGATCAGGTACAGGATGGTGAAGACAGATTATTTGAAGTAACATTCGATAGAAAAACGACAAATCACTATCGAGAGGATATTCGGTTTCGCCAGCATCTGATGAATACCACATATCAGCTTTGGTTCATTAAGATCATTATAGGAAAAGACATTGTGGAATATCTGATATCTAACCTGCCAATGAATGAATACAGCATAGATGACTTAAAGGAATTGTATCATCTGCGCTGGACGATAGAAACATCCTATAATCGTTTGAAGAACAGGATAAAATTGGAGGAATTCAGAGGATTCAAAGAGATACTCATCTCTTCTATCAGGGTATTTATGCAGATATATGGTTGTATAACTTGA
- a CDS encoding ATP-binding protein, which produces MLYQILPRYDHQFQVDTMRMFLKTLSGTKRRRSLRDRLSKLFDPNCILDYRFIIDCDGKDQTDGMISFYLQVSDERENGLVLNSLQNMFQDKANVFEAVRPLTPYTTVHTLFTDDVLDHAKDTKKSLATFRDDQIFLFILGTMRNKTRITIDFSVEKNYSATKSMLRGVSTDVDVQVMIKVSGKTRYQRNQILEITNTIINLTAGEKELRAIYRDTYKFSKLTGNELMNLFQIPTFYNKKDLEILKRIHKLEIGQRTLKEEEFASGIKCGHVYHPMQDRVVFLKQLQLRKHMVISGQTGSGKSSFAEEMMRDILTSIVQGKKNIPGFTFFDPAETSVLGVIDMMLKLQADGHDIMKLREKIHYIDFGYEDCIFPISLLNKDVPSTEILDYFRMLFGSAVTVQVDRMITSAINTILLDEDEHTIMDIPKMFQDETMRERLYERLKDNVYADDACAFLKGRFDKQQVDPILNRTDPFINTPKKKLMFGMHSKYDGLRKISEWIEKGDIILFNLKGLNDNDLRIIVGYISLKYYLIGLKRPDNSRLHLTFIDECHKVQFDIYERWLAELRKGGMALIPMTQYLEQFQQGFLKAVLGNAGTKVTFRQGRDGAVRMSANLPGHPDIDGLQGLPDRIGYVSTEDNRIAKTVLVEVDPPYRYNAGKVVPHKEGENVQAEMNTEKNRNEARSLMRRDFLSKEEAEKIVFRKIKRRKKGDGEWDG; this is translated from the coding sequence ATGTTATATCAGATATTACCAAGATATGATCATCAGTTCCAGGTAGATACGATGCGGATGTTCTTGAAGACATTGTCCGGAACGAAAAGGCGTCGATCGTTGCGAGATCGTCTGTCGAAGCTCTTCGATCCTAACTGTATCCTGGATTATCGTTTCATCATCGATTGCGACGGTAAGGATCAAACGGATGGGATGATCTCTTTCTACTTACAGGTGAGTGATGAAAGAGAGAATGGGCTCGTCCTGAACAGCCTGCAGAACATGTTCCAGGATAAGGCGAACGTATTCGAAGCGGTGAGACCGCTCACGCCGTATACGACAGTACATACCTTGTTTACGGATGATGTGCTGGATCATGCGAAAGATACGAAAAAGAGCCTTGCGACCTTCCGGGATGATCAGATCTTCCTGTTCATCCTGGGGACGATGCGCAACAAGACGAGGATCACGATCGATTTCAGTGTCGAAAAGAATTACAGTGCAACGAAGAGCATGTTACGAGGTGTGAGTACGGATGTCGATGTGCAGGTGATGATCAAGGTATCCGGAAAGACGAGATACCAGAGAAACCAGATCCTGGAGATCACGAATACGATCATCAATCTGACAGCAGGAGAAAAGGAGCTTCGGGCGATCTATCGGGATACCTATAAATTTTCCAAACTGACAGGAAACGAACTGATGAACCTGTTTCAGATCCCGACCTTCTACAATAAGAAGGATCTTGAGATACTGAAACGGATACACAAACTTGAGATCGGTCAGCGGACATTGAAGGAGGAAGAATTTGCGTCCGGGATCAAATGCGGACATGTCTATCATCCGATGCAGGATCGTGTGGTCTTCCTGAAGCAGCTACAGCTGCGGAAACATATGGTCATCTCCGGACAGACCGGTTCCGGAAAATCGAGCTTTGCGGAGGAGATGATGCGCGATATCCTGACATCTATCGTACAGGGGAAGAAGAACATACCGGGCTTCACGTTCTTCGATCCTGCAGAGACCAGTGTGCTGGGGGTCATCGATATGATGCTGAAGCTGCAGGCGGATGGTCATGATATCATGAAGCTGCGTGAAAAGATCCATTATATCGATTTTGGGTATGAGGATTGTATCTTTCCTATCTCCTTATTGAATAAGGATGTCCCCTCTACCGAGATCCTGGACTATTTCCGGATGTTGTTCGGTTCCGCAGTCACTGTACAGGTAGACCGTATGATCACCAGTGCAATCAATACGATCCTACTGGATGAAGATGAGCATACGATCATGGATATCCCAAAGATGTTTCAGGATGAAACGATGCGTGAGCGACTGTATGAGCGACTGAAGGATAATGTATATGCGGATGATGCATGTGCCTTCCTAAAAGGGCGTTTCGATAAACAACAGGTAGATCCGATCCTGAACCGTACCGATCCTTTCATCAATACGCCGAAGAAGAAGCTCATGTTCGGTATGCATAGTAAGTATGATGGGTTGCGGAAGATTTCAGAGTGGATCGAAAAAGGTGACATCATCTTATTCAATCTGAAAGGTCTCAATGACAATGACCTACGGATCATCGTCGGATATATCTCTTTAAAATATTATCTGATCGGTCTGAAGCGTCCGGATAATTCACGGCTACATCTGACCTTCATCGATGAATGTCACAAGGTGCAGTTCGATATCTACGAGCGCTGGTTGGCGGAGCTGAGGAAAGGCGGTATGGCACTGATCCCGATGACGCAATATCTGGAACAGTTCCAGCAAGGCTTCCTGAAGGCCGTCCTTGGGAATGCTGGTACGAAGGTGACCTTCCGACAGGGGCGTGATGGAGCCGTGCGTATGTCCGCAAACCTTCCCGGCCATCCGGATATCGATGGTCTGCAGGGACTTCCCGACCGAATCGGATATGTATCTACAGAGGACAACCGTATCGCCAAAACGGTACTCGTAGAAGTGGATCCGCCATATCGGTATAATGCCGGAAAAGTAGTACCACACAAGGAAGGAGAGAATGTGCAGGCGGAAATGAATACAGAGAAGAACCGTAACGAAGCACGCAGTTTGATGCGTCGTGACTTCCTGTCGAAAGAAGAGGCAGAAAAGATCGTATTCCGTAAAATAAAAAGACGAAAGAAAGGTGATGGAGAATGGGACGGATAA